The following are from one region of the Littorina saxatilis isolate snail1 linkage group LG2, US_GU_Lsax_2.0, whole genome shotgun sequence genome:
- the LOC138959143 gene encoding UPF0489 protein C5orf22 homolog, translating into MQWTAVLFPRRLQLKLLLLLVVAVTCFLISAVFLHRELYRSQSPAEIHLQEFPGDDDSDENSNEKRNHEDEDFLLHLERSWKEPEWKVAEILRLLPTMKKPLLPVFLVEEHHEVLKYWFDGAETGVIPKSGNTLFHIDGHADSAPPRDPWSVPWFRLPRNHSEVANMMQSNDVFIAGAALTGLINRYIWVWPDWDRAEHKEERDHEIMDVKAGWRTYYPEKGKPFRRLCACEKQRTRPQGEEGEPEWNCWDDKPEASALTGGGPMVQSLQCKAEFTGVVEHVHESKAVELLQQGDWIRKDEKLMLDIDEDYYGCESSVMPLINSGMSLPEINKLSALIGKLLCVNEVRYELIADKFFQVVLRIVEDFRSSVCNAKSSKSRQKCLSDFESDQALIQLIPTIYSSLEQADIEGQVCDAGAAEVMLQVIMRSLYKLTEAQINTLKYVGACLATAPTSFTFQPESLHVCHGFNVPGDMAVSVHVPTVEENKIRTEILKKTLTLLPTRPSVVTICRSMRDGYTPWAFFDSIEKDVVDTLKSVYPDVTENSFHFDENLLGGEKGWPSRNKN; encoded by the exons ATGCAATGGACGGCGGTCCTCTTTCCCCGGCGGCTGCAGTTGaagttgctgctgctgctggttgTGGCTGTCACCTGCTTTCTCATCTCAGCTGTTTTTCTGCACCGGGAGCTTTACCGCTCTCAGTCCCCGGCAGAAATACACCTGCAGGAATTCCCGGGAGATGACGATAGTGATGAGAATAGCAATGAGAAGAGAAATCATGAGGATGAGGACTTTCTGCTACACCTTGAGCGGTCTTGGAAGGAACCAGAGTGGAAAGTAGCAGAGATTCTGCGACTGTTGCCCACGATGAAGAAACCCCTGCTGCCTGTCTTTTTGGTGGAGGAACATCATGAAG TTTTAAAATACTGGTTTGATGGGGCTGAGACAGGAGTCATTCCAAAGAGTGGAAACACTTTG TTTCATATTGACGGTCATGCTGACAGCGCTCCCCCGCGTGACCCCTGGAGCGTCCCCTGGTTCCGTCTGCCCAGAAACCATTCAGAGGTCGCCAACATGATGCAGAGCAATGATGTCTTTATTGCG GGTGCAGCACTGACCGGACTGATCAACCGTTACATCTGGGTGTGGCCCGACTGGGACCGGGCAGAGCACAAGGAGGAACGGGACCACGAAATCATGGACGTCAAGGCTGGCTGGCGTACTTACTACCCCGAAAAAGGCAAACCTTTCCGTCGCCTGTGTGCATGCGAGAAGCAGCGCACTCGCCCTCAAGGTGAAGAGGGAGAACCAGAGTGGAACTGCTGGGACGATAAGCCAGAAGCATCCGCGTTGACAGGAGGGGGGCCCATGGTGCAGAGTCTGCAGTGCAAAGCTGAGTTCACAGGGGTGGTGGAGCATGTGCACGAGAGCAAGGCTGTGGAGCTCTTGCAACAGGGGGACTGGATCAGGAAAGACGAGAAGCTAATGCTGGACATTGACGAAGATTACTACGGGTGTGAGAGCTCTGTCATGCCTTTAATCAACTCAGGGATGTCACTGCCAGAAATCAACAAGCTTTCCGCTCTCATAGGTAAACTGTTGTGTGTCAACGAAGTGCGTTACGAGCTCATCGCTGACAAGTTTTTCCAGGTCGTGTTGCGAATTGTCGAGGACTTCAGGAGCAGCGTGTGTAATGCCAAATCTTCCAAATCAAGACAAAAGTGCTTGTCCGACTTTGAGTCAGATCAAGCCCTCATTCAGCTGATACCCACCATTTACAGCAGTCTCGAGCAGGCCGACATTGAAGGGCAAGTGTGTGATGCTGGAGCTGCCGAAGTCATGCTGCAGGTTATAATGCGTTCACTGTACAAACTGACAGAGGCACAGATCAACACCTTGAAGTACGTTGGCGCTTGCCTAGCGACTGCCCCAACTAGTTTTACGTTTCAGCCAGAGTCTTTGCATGTTTGTCATGGCTTTAATGTTCCTGGAGACATGGCGGTTTCTGTCCATGTTCCCACTGTGGAGGAGAATAAAATCCGAACAGAAATCCTAAAGAAAACCTTAACCCTACTACCCACACGGCCGTCGGTGGTCACCATTTGCCGGTCAATGCGAGATGGGTACACTCCCTGGGCCTTTTTTGATTCCATCGAGAAAGATGTAGTTGATACTTTGAAGTCTGTGTATCCAGATGTGACTGAAAATTCATTCCACTTTGATGAGAATTTGCTCGGGGGAGAAAAAGGATGGCCTAGTAGGAACAAGAACTGA
- the LOC138953307 gene encoding putative nuclease HARBI1, translating into MFSRFRFRRCDIIFLVDIIGDELEHPPSDMQITNCVVRWPGSVHDSRILRESNIFRNFEGPEKPLNGVFLGDGGYMLRPWLMTPIRNPAGRAQENYNTAHCSTRSIIERTNGVLKRRWYDPAAACNIILACIVLHNIATTLRLPEPEPLKEDPDDEDNENDGDEGEYHDACERRRVLAGQMERNRLVQHYFNH; encoded by the exons ATGTTTTCTAGGTTTCGGTTTCGGCGCTGCGACATCATTTTTCTGGTTgatataatcggagacgagctGGAACATCCCCCCTCCG ATATGCAAATCACAAACTGTGTTGTCCGTTGGCCGGGCTCGGTGCACGACTCGCGGATTCTGCGTGAAAGCAACATTTTCCGCAACTTTGAAGGGCCGGAGAAGCCACTAAATGGTGTTTTCCTTGGAGACGGCGGATACATGTTGCGACCGTGGCTCATGACTCCCATCCGAAACCCAGCTGGCAGAGCTCAGGAAAACTACAACACTGCCCATTGCAGCACCCGGAGCATCATTGAACGTACCAACGGAGTTCTAAAGAGAAGATG GTACGATCCTGCGGCAGCTTGCAACATCATCCTGGCCTGCATTGTTCTACACAACATTGCTACAACGTTGAGACTGCCAGAACCAGAGCCTCTCAAAGAAGACCCTGACGATGAAGACAATGAAAATGATGGTGATGAAGGGGAATACCACGATGCCTGTGAAAGGCGACGTGTACTGGCTGGACAGATGGAAAGAAACCGGCTGGTCCAGCACTACTTTAATCACTAA